A part of Setaria viridis chromosome 8, Setaria_viridis_v4.0, whole genome shotgun sequence genomic DNA contains:
- the LOC117833313 gene encoding disease resistance protein Pik-2: MEATALSVGKSVLNGAVGYAKSAFAEEVALQLGIQRDHAFVSDELEMMQSFLMEAHEERGDNKVVKTWVKQVRDTAYDVEDSLQDFAVRVERPSWWRFPRTLLERRRVAKKMKELRAKVEDVSQRNVRYRLIKGSGSKATAATEQSSIIAAAIFGVDDARRAAKEESQRVDLVQLINKEGDDLRVIAVWGTGGDIGQTSIIRAAYKNPDTQSKFPSRAWVRVTHPFSSKGFVQSLVNQFLALEGFKDILDIEKTARNLVQEFDGYVKEKRFLIVLTDLCTIEEWDQIEKCLPNNNKGSRIIVSTTQVEVASLCAGQDSQASELKQLSADHTLYAFYDKGSQNEMVSMDLVSNSDVATTSTNAQTVAPSEITENQCKDVDETKVDKKSLTRIRTGVGSLEESQLIGREKEIFKIIGLISNKASQQSQVISVWGMGGLGKTTLANGIYQSPKLSDMFEKHAFVTIMRPFNPADLLRSLVGRLQEESSKKEELLNNRPKRTESLAMMEVEALTKELKRLLEKKSCLIVLDDLSSIEEWDHIIQGFSWMEKTSRIIVTTREESIAKHCSRKYGIIHNLEVLKEEDALNLFSLKVFGKAADFVKQNPEFVEEANQNLKKYGGLPLVKATDLIKKNPELFEETKKILKKCGGLPLAIVTIGGYLASRPKTRAEWRKLNENISAELEMNPELGMIRTVLQTSYDGLPYELKSCFLYLSIFPEDHIISQRRLVHRWTAEGYSHERRGKSANEMAENYFTQLKYRSMILPFQQSVRSRKSIDSCKVHDLIRDIAISKSMEENLVFRLEEGCGLSTLGAIRHLAISSNWKGDQSELERIVDLSRLRSLTVFGEFRPFYISDKMRLLRVLDLEDIDDLKYHQLDHIWKLIQLKYLSLRGCFRIDLLPDSLGNLRQLQVLDVRGTRVRALPKTIIKLWKLQYIHAGRRTDYVTEAKDSLTRRCLWGAGQCATCCVPLLGDIHGPLHKALTRRDACTFACCVKFPAVMMGVDEERSVTVPWGTRKLKELHTLREVNVGRGNAVLQDIKRLTGLRKLGVTGINRKNGPAFRAAVSNLSRLESLSVRSAGKRGLRGCLDGISSPPENLQSLKLYGNLETLPEWIKELPHLVKLKLARTRLLEHDAAMEFLGNLAKLEILVLSWHWSLLQGEELDFKSSQAGIAFGSLRVLSFGVISKVKSVKFEQGAMPKLEWLQVTGVANNEICFSGLDILQSINEVQLDVYMYWRGEIITINEEARRKKGELKKKIQEQLARNPNQPIVRVVD, from the exons ATGGAGGCGACGGCGCTGAGTGTGGGCAAGTCCGTGCTGAATGGAGCGGTCGGCTACGCGAAATCTGCCTTCGCAGAGGAGGTAGCCTTGCAGCTCGGTATCCAGCGAGATCATGCGTTCGTCTCGGATGAGCTTGAGATGATGCAGTCTTTCCTGATGGAGGCACACGAGGAGCGAGGCGACAACAAGGTGGTGAAGACCTGGGTGAAGCAGGTCCGTGACACGGCCTATGACGTCGAGGACAGTCTCCAAGATTTTGCTGTCCGTGTGGAGAGGCCATCTTGGTGGCGATTCCCTCGCACGCTGCTCGAGCGGCGCCGTGTGGCCAAGAAGATGAAGGAGCTCAGGGCCAAGGTTGAGGATGTGAGCCAGAGGAATGTTCGGTACCGCCTCATCAAGGGCTCCGGATCCAAGGCCACAGCTGCCACTGAGCAATCAAGCATCATTGCTGCAGCCATATTCGGTGTTGATGATGCAAGGCGTGCCGCAAAGGAGGAGAGTCAGAGAGTGGATCTCGTCCAACTGATCAACAAGGAGGGTGATGACCTTAGAGTCATTGCGGTGTGGGGAACAGGTGGAGATATCGGCCAAACGTCCATCATCAGGGCGGCTTACAAGAATCCAGACACCCAAAGCAAATTTCCCAGCCGAGCATGGGTGAGGGTGACTCATCCATTCAGTTCAAAAGGCTTTGTCCAGAGCTTAGTGAACCAATTTCTTGCATTGGAAGGATTTAAAGATATATTGGACATAGAGAAAACCGCGCGCAATTTAGTTCAGGAGTTCGATGGATATGTGAAGGAGAAGAGGTTTCTCATTGTACTTACTGACCTCTGCACCATTGAAGAGTGGGACCAGATCGAAAAATGCCTgccaaacaacaacaaaggaagcCGAATCATAGTGTCAACAACACAAGTTGAAGTTGCAAGCTTATGTGCAGGGCAAGATAGCCAAGCCTCAGAGCTAAAGCAATTGTCTGCTGATCACACGCTTTATGCATTCTATGACAAG GGTTCTCAAAATGAAATGGTTTCTATGGATCTAGTATCTAACTCAGATGTGGCCACTACCAGTACAAATGCCCAAACAGTGGCCCCTAGTGAGATAACAGAGAATCAGTGTAAGGATGTTGATGAAACGAAGGTGGACAAAAAGAGCCTCACTCGCATCAGAACGGGTGTTGGTTCTTTGGAGGAATCTCAACTGATTGGTCGAGAGAAAGAAATATTCAAAATTATAGGATTAATCTCAAACAAGGCTAGCCAACAGAGTCAGGTGATCTCTGTTTGGGGAATGGGTGGTCTTGGAAAAACCACTCTAGCCAATGGCATTTATCAAAGCCCAAAGTTAAGTGACATGTTTGAGAAGCATGCTTTTGTCACAATCATGCGTCCTTTCAATCCTGCAGATCTACTTAGAAGTTTAGTCGGGCGATTACAAGAAGAGTCTTCTAAGAAGGAAGAACTGTTGAACAATAGACCCAAAAGGACCGAATCATTAGCAATGATGGAGGTTGAAGCCTTGACTAAAGAGTTGAAAAGGCTTTTAGAAAAGAAGAGCTGCTTGATTGTTCTGGACGATCTATCATCCATTGAAGAATGGGACCATATAATACAAGGGTTTTCTTGGATGGAAAAAACATCCCGAATAATTGTGACTACAAGGGAGGAAAGCATTGCAAAACATTGTTCCAGGAAATATGGAATAATACACAACCTTGAAGTTCTAAAAGAAGAGGACGCACTTAACCTCTTCAGCTTAAAG GTATTTGGGAAGGCTGCAGATTTTGTTAAGCAGAATCCAGAGTTCGTTGAAGAAGCAAACCAAAACTTGAAGAAGTATGGTGGACTTCCCCTTGTGAAGGCAACAGATTTGATTAAGAAGAATCCTGAGTTgtttgaagaaacaaaaaaaatcctaaagaAGTGTGGTGGACTTCCCCTTGCAATAGTTACAATAGGTGGCTACTTGGCAAGCCGGCCAAAGACTAGAGCTGAGTGGAGAAAGTTGAATGAAAATATCAGTGCTGAGTTAGAGATGAATCCAGAGCTTGGGATGATAAGAACCGTCCTTCAGACAAGTTATGATGGTTTACCCTATGAACTCAAGTCATGTTTCTTATATCTGTCCATTTTTCCTGAGGACCACATCATTAGCCAGAGGCGTTTGGTGCATCGATGGACAGCAGAAGGGTACTCACACGAGAGGCGTGGCAAGTCTGCCAATGAAATGGCTGAAAATTACTTTACACAACTCAAATACAGAAGCATGATTTTACCATTTCAACAATCAGTTCGCAGTAGAAAATCAATTGACTCTTGCAAAGTCCATGATCTCATCCGTGACATTGCCATCTCAAAGTCAATGGAGGAAAACCTTGTTTTTAGACTGGAGGAAGGATGTGGCTTGAGTACCCTAGGCGCAATTCGTCATCTTGCAATAAGCAGCAACTGGAAAGGAGATCAGAGTGAGTTAGAGAGAATAGTTGATCTGTCACGATTACGATCACTAACCGTGTTCGGAGAATTCAGACCATTTTACATTTCTGACAAGATGAGGCTTCTACGAGTGCTCGACTTAGAAGATATAGATGATCTAAAATACCATCAGCTTGATCATATTTGGAAGCTTATTCAACTCAAATACCTTTCTCTACGAGGATGTTTTCGTATTGATCTACTGCCAGATTCATTGGGCAACCTGAGACAGCTCCAAGTGCTAGACGTCAGAGGTACACGGGTAAGGGCTCTgcccaaaaccatcatcaagcttTGGAAGCTACAGTACATCCACGCTGGTCGGAGAACAGATTATGTAACAGAGGCAAAGGACAGTTTAACGAGAAGGTGTCTTTGGGGGGCGGGTCAATGTGCAACATGTTGCGTACCACTTCTTGGGGACATTCATGGCCCTCTCCATAAGGCCCTCACAAGGCGTGATGCATGCACTTTCGCTTGCTGCGTGAAATTCCCTGCTGTCATGATGGGGGTTGATGAAGAAAGAAGCGTTACGGTGCCATGGGGGACCAGAAAACTGAAAGAGTTGCACACATTGAGGGAAGTGAATGTTGGAAGGGGAAATGCCGTTCTACAGGACATCAAAAGGCTCACTGGATTGCGCAAGTTAGGAGTCACCGGCATCAACAGGAAGAATGGCCCGGCTTTTCGTGCCGCTGTTTCCAATCTCAGCAGGCTGGAATCGCTGTCGGTGCGTTCAGCAGGGAAGCGAGGTTTGCGTGGCTGCTTGGATGGAATATCCTCCCCTCCGGAAAACCTGCAGAGCCTCAAGCTCTACGGCAATCTGGAAACGTTGCCGGAATGGATCAAGGAGCTCCCGCATCTCGTGAAGTTGAAACTAGCGAGGACCAGGCTATTGGAGCACGATGCTGCTATGGAATTCCTTGGGAACCTAGCGAAGCTGGAAATTCTAGTTCTGTCTTGGCACTGGTCATTGCTTCAGGGTGAAGAACTTGATTTCAAATCATCGCAGGCTGGAATAGCTTTTGGAAGCCTCAGGGTGCTCAGTTTTGGAGTAATAAGCAAGGTCAAATCGGTAAAGTTTGAGCAAGGAGCAATGCCCAAACTTGAGTGGCTGCAGGTCACAGGGGTTGCAAATAATGAGATTTGCTTTTCTGGGCTAGATATTCTCCAAAGCATCAACGAAGTCCAGCTCGATGTTTATATGTACTGGCGTGGAGAAATAATAACCATCAACGAGGAAGCTAGGCGCAAGAAAGGTGAACTGAAGAAGAAAATCCAGGAACAGCTTGCTCGGAATCCAAACCAACCCATTGTGAGGGTGGTGGACTGA